DNA from Brassica napus cultivar Da-Ae chromosome C4, Da-Ae, whole genome shotgun sequence:
TCCGAGTGCCCACAGCTCTCGCAAACCCAGGAAGTTTTCACTTTACCTTTCTTCTTGTTCATAACCACTTCACCTGGATCCCATCCCCGAGCACTTGAACCGGCGGTTTTTCTGTGCTTCTCCTCGGGTTTGTCTTCTCTGCTCGAAATCGCGCCTTTTGCGATTCCACAAGTCGTCTGTGTCTTTGAATCGACGTCTGAGATGGAATTGGCGGTttgattggagagagagagtcgaAAGCGGAGGAGAGGCGACGGGGGGATCGTGACTGGAGAGAAGGAAgatcggaggaggaggagagagtTGGCTCGAGTGTAGAAGCATCTCAAGCTATTCATATTTGGGATTGACATCAACCACCCCCGGAATCTTGGCTCATTTTATTGAAGAGGAAGACTGAGAGATCgaagaaagaggaagaaaagaaaagaaaagatgagaTTTCACGGAAACCCCGACGAAGGAGAGAGAGACATTCATTGTGGTCGAATAGGAAGCTGCGACGTATGGGTTCTTAGGCCATCTTTAACGGGGTTCCTTAAGCCCAGTCTCTTAGCatattaagatttaaagaaaataaaaaatagcaatTACCCTCAGGAACGTCTCTTGATCAAGAGACAGAAGAGACCGTCTCTTCTGGACACACGTCGTTCTCCGGACTCTCTTCTCCTTTTTCCTTTGTTCTCCTATTCCTGGCGGCGATTTTCGAAACAGGTGGTACCTTGATTGCTTAATTGATTagggcagagagagagagagagagagagagagagagagagagagagagagagagagagagagagagagagagagagagagagagagagagagagagagagagagagagagaagagagaggagaggagagagagagagagagagagagctgagaggagagagagagagagagagagagagagagagagagagagagagagctctcctctctctctcgctctctctctctctctctctctctctcgaagaGAAGCTCTCTCGATAGAGAGAgctctagagagagagagagagagagcttcaaTTGAGGAAGACGATGAAGTAAAGCAAAGAAGTAAACCTGATTCTaatgaaagaagagaagaagaaccagAAATTGGTTGTCCCTCGCATCATCCTCCGCCTCCACCTGATGAGGTAAATCTACGCCGGGACTCTTTGCTCTCGATAATCTCCCTTTGAGCTTAATTGTAAAAACTAAGCTTAATTGTAGTTTCTTcgtactctttttttttaatcatggGTTATGTTGATTGGATTGAAAGTTGTGACCTTTGTATGTTTCTGGCAGTTGTTCGACCTTGATACTACAATTGATCCTAGCTATGTAATCTCACTGATAAGAAAACTCCTTCCAGTCGATTCTGGAAGTGAAGAATGTGATCAAAGAACTGAGTTAAGGCATATGAATGCCAACAATGCGGTTTAAGCTCGGTTTGGAGATGAGTTTGTGGATGCTGCTTCTAAGGGTTATCCAGAGAACATGGACATTGGAAGTAACCATAACGAATCCACTTCCGAGGAGAAGGACAAGGCAAGTTCATCAGTGGAAGAGGCATGGAAAGAGCATGGATGCGTTTTGTGGGATCTTCCCACCAGTGAAACCCACGCTGATCTTATGGTACTACTTTACACTTTGAAGTAAtgcctttttcattttttatggtACTACTTTACACTTTGAAGTAATGCCTTGCGAGAATCAAGGTATATGCTTTATCGATCTGCTTAACCCACCAGCAGAGCTTGAGAAGAGGAAGCACAAGCTCAAGCATCTTGTTCAATCTCCCAACTCATTCTTGCTTCCAACCGTGGTACTGTCATGGAGCTTGGTATCACTCTATTGTCACTTATGGTCTCGTGATGCAGCTCTTAGCTGGGTCTAAGATCATTGAGGTTGAAGAGGTGGGCAGATACTTCTTCATCTCGTGAAGAACATCCTCCTAACATAGATAAACGCTCGCTTCAGGATCTGCTCTTCTTTCTCCATGTTCCTCGAACTGGAGGCAGGACTTATTTTCACTGGTGatgatctctctctcttaccaaaagtcttttttttatgAGTTAATTGAAAAAGATTTGTATTTGATTAATGCTTTGTTTTTGTTAGTTTCTTGAGGACGTTGTATGATAACGCTGAGGAATGTCCTCGTTCTTACGACAAGCTCCACTTCGATCCAAGGTATCATCTTACTCGATGGATTGCTAAGTTGACTTTTAGATAAACTTAGCACAGACATGAGATCAGTAGATAGTTCGAAACCTTTTCAACATTTTGGCTCATCAGTTACTGACATTTGTAGGAAGCAAAAGTGCAAGTTGTTGGCCACGCATGATGATTATAGTTTAATGTCTAAGCTTTCACTGCAAATCCACCTTTCAAGtcagtttctttattttcttttcatcgCTCTCTGTCTATGAATATGAATGTGTTTGATATTAACTTGGATTGTCTACGTTGATGTTTTCATATGtttgttctttcttctttttctcatgTTCTTCCTTAACATGTGTTCTTGTTAATTCTTTTGTAAGAACCTATAAATAAGAAATTCCCATTGGAACATAAATATGTTGGTGTCTCTTAACTAGGTTtcttaattaacatttaatatttaaaaatgattaagaGACCTAAAGTGGGTCTttgggataatcatgctcttaccACCTCTTAAAATCCCAAATTAAAGATCGGTTCtctgctttctttttctttttcatttatttttttccctTTATTTGTTTGGAACCTCTTTTAAGAACTCCCAATGGAGTTGGTCTAAGGCCAGTCATTGATTCACGTCTTTGGCACTTaaacaaaagacaaaacatTAAACTCATATACAATTTCATTTAGTTGCTAACTTTTTCACCTAGGAGCATAACTTAAGGACACAACTTGTGTTTCCATCCCAAATCAGCTTGAACTTGATCGATTCACCTATCTTCAAAAAGTTAGCTTTGAAGAACTTTTTCCAGCCTCCTATCATTCTTAATCTTTTACCATTGTACTCAGACCTCAGATCTGTAGGCCACTTCACATCGTTTTTATCCAGCAGAGCCAATTTTGTTTTCACATTGATACCACTGTCCTTCGTGAAAGCCATGGGAAGATACTGCGACAAAGATTCAAACAAAAGATTCAGTATCGAGAGAGTGTAAAGAAGACAAATGGCTTGGATTGATAAAACTGACCAGTCTAGAGTTTTTGACGTCCCAATATCTGATAGTCAAAGTCACAAATCTGCTTTGGGATGTTAAACCCTTTTTATCTTCTCTATCTATACGTTCCTGTGAGCTTATGTGGTTGCTCTCTTCATCGCTTTCCAGTCTGACATTAGCCACAAAACAAGAGGACTCTGcttcttctctttttgggtTCTTCTTCTCTTGAATCTTCTCtgaaaaatgaagaagattAATCTCACAAGTAAATAGTTGGAACTTTGTTACTTGAACACATCTCTTGTTAAAACTGTCAGTCTCAGACACACAGCTTTTGAAAGAGACAGAACACAAAGAACTGACCGAGGTTGTTGTCTTGGTCTATACCCGATCCATATTGAATCTCACAACAACTGGGTCCGAACAGTGTCACGTGGAAAGACATGTCTTTCTCTTGTCTGAAAACGACAATGTCACCAACTCGTAGATCATGTGCAAGAGCAAACTCTTTCCAACCTTCAGTGAGTCTCCGGCCATCTTCTATCTTCACTTTCCAGGTCATCTCCGACGCCTCTGATCTCAGCTTCGCCATATTTTTATGCTCGTTTCTTCCTTCCATATGCTTGGAGAAGAAAGCTACAGGAATTTTCTGAAGCAAATACcaaatcagagagagagagagagagagagacatgtATAGAAAATGGAGGGGAGACGGAGAGAAAGAGTACCAAGTGGGTGTGGAAGCCAGGAAGAAGAGGCTGAAAGAAATGTTTATTTGCCATTCTCCGAAGCTTCAGTAAGACTAGAAAGGAAATATGAACAGTCCTTAGCCAAACCCTTGACTAGATAGAAGCTTTGAAACTTCAAATCACAGAGATGATCCGTCTTCTAGCTCCTCCTCAAGTCAAGTGCCTGGGGAAAGCTTAATTCATTTTTCTAATGGGCTTTTGGGCTTatgaaatttaagatttttatctttgtaatttgtaaacatattttattccaattgttgattttttttcttccttttggGGTTTATGAAACTTCTTATCTTGTAATCAAATAAGAGCAAATCAACGAGTTCTTATGTAAAAAATGTAGGgttttttagaataaaaaaaatacaataataattaaaagtgaagagagaaaatagaataaagttttcatatgaTAACTTTTTAGAAACCTATTAGAACCCATATGACACTTAGAAACTATAGATTAactcaatttatattttacaattaatttttaattatttaattataattttataaaatgataatatatttttgtttaagaaaCTCTTTTTGAAATTCTCATTGATAATGTGACTCAAAGCATTTTTGGAGATGTTTGGCTCAAAAGTTTGAGAAActccaaaatattatatttcttgTTTAATGTTTTGTTGATAATTTAGTATGAGGATGCTCTAATCGGTGTTTTATAAGTAGAGCCGGGGATTTAAATGTTTATCCGCGGGTTTTGTCTCGTTTGATCCGCTGCGGAACGGATGCATGTTCACATATTCAAAAGATTTAATATACGGATGCTGGTTGAGTGAACAGACGAGTCAGAATCACGGTATctgtaaacaaaattataaaaagagatatttcttaaaatatataaaatattaaaaattatatgattttcattataaatatattatttttattattttttagaaaaataattattttattaaaaaaattattatctgcGGGTTCCGTGCTTACCCGCAAATTTGAACGGAGCAAGTGCGGGTAcataaatttttcttcttcaacACAGCAGAAAAAATGACTCGACCCATTGACATGCAACCCCAGCTCTAGTTACAAGAGAGGTGCTCTTTGGTTTGTGGTAGGGGGATTTTAAGAGATCTTATGCAATGGAGAAAACAAGAAGGTTCTCCTTCTACACAGCAGAAACTGATCAAGGAGATTGACAAGGCCATGAAGAACAGATTTAGCTCGCTGAGGAAGCTGTGAGACACTCGGTTTGAGGAAGGGCTACACAACTGGCTAGCCTCAAGACCAAACAGTTGACGATATTATGGTTTCATAGTCTgtaaaaagttaaatttcaattCTTGATCGCATGACTCGGATGTAAcaacgtttttttgtttgtttgaataatttaacattcatacaaaaaaaaagagaaaagaagagtGGATAGAAGTTTTTGGAATGATTGGTTCATATGGTGTAACCAAGCTGGCATGACTTAAATTCATTTCAGGTCCTCTAGGGAACTTACAAAAAGCTTAAACATCACACTCAGAAATCAGAAACAGTTTCATCTAGTCTCTTGCTTCACCTTAGAGCAGAACTTAAGGACACAACTTGTGTCTCCATCCCAAATCAGCTTCACAATGATCGATTCGCCCATCTCCACACAATTAGCTTTGAAGAACTCTTTCCAACCCCCTACCAGTCTTATTTTGTCACTTCTCTTCTCAGACCTCAGATCCGTAGACCACTTGACACCGTATTTGTCCAACAGTGTCATTTTAGTTTCCTCATTGATGCTATGCCTCCTGGTAAATTGTACAGGAAGATACTGCAACAAAGAttctaaaaacaaattaaaaatgattcaATACTCAGATAGAGTTTAATCCGACAAACTGCATGTCAATGAAACTGACCAGTGTAGATTTTTCAACTTCGTAAGGTTTGAGAGTTAAGGTCACAAACAGGTTTTggaatgatgaagatgatgcttTCCATATTGAACTAGTCTTCTTGAAGCTTTTAGATTCTGTGGAAAGAGGCTCTATTTCATCACCTTCTGAGCTATCTTCAGACTCTGTGGAGGAGGGAGACTTATGTAGAAAAAGAGTTCCTCCTCTTTGTATCAGTTTGAAAGTGAAGAAACATCCAGCTTTAAGTCCATTGGCTCTACAGAAGCGTCTCCATCCTCGTGTGATATACATAGTTCCACATGAATTCTTTCGTTTCAAAATTAAAGTCCACGAAGTACCCTTTTCATTCATCAGAACAATGATCTCTCCACTTCTTGACTCTATACCATTAGCCCTTGCAAAACTCTTTGGAATATTCTGGCAATTCATTACAAAAATGGATTTGATCAAAATCAGACCCAATAATGCGAGTTTTTGGTTCACATTAGGAGTAGTTAGATACCAGCATGTCATATCGCAGGCTTGAAGGCGTGACGTTAGCCACATAACAAGATGGCTCTAGTGTACTAGACTCTGCTTCTCTTTTTGtattcttcattttcttcttgcTGCTTTGAATCGTCACTGCAAAAGACAAGAATAATACTTCAGTCATGTCTTGAATGTCAGTCTCAAAGTCACAGTTATTACAGAACAAAACTCACCAAGCTTGTTCTTGTCGTCCAAACACGATCCATATTGTATCTCACAGCAACTGGGTCCGAACAGTGTCACGTGGAAAGCCATGTCGTTCTCTTGTCTGAAAACGACAATGTCACCAACTCGTAGATCATGTGCAAGAGCGAACTCTTTCCAACCTTCAGTGAGTCTCAGGCCGTCTTCTATCTTCACTTTCCAGGTTATCTCCGACGTGTCTGATCTCAGCTTCGCCGTGTTTTTATGCTCATTTCTTCC
Protein-coding regions in this window:
- the LOC106446658 gene encoding B3 domain-containing protein REM14, producing the protein MAKLRSEASEMTWKVKIEDGRRLTEGWKEFALAHDLRVGDIVVFRQEKDMSFHVTLFGPSCCEIQYGSGIDQDNNLEKIQEKKNPKREEAESSCFVANVRLESDEESNHISSQERIDREDKKGLTSQSRFVTLTIRYWDVKNSRLYLPMAFTKDSGINVKTKLALLDKNDVKWPTDLRSEYNGKRLRMIGGWKKFFKANFLKIGESIKFKLIWDGNTSCVLKLCS
- the LOC106446657 gene encoding B3 domain-containing protein REM14-like, translating into MANQHFFKPLLPGFHSHLKIPVAFFSKHIEGRNEHKNTAKLRSDTSEITWKVKIEDGLRLTEGWKEFALAHDLRVGDIVVFRQENDMAFHVTLFGPSCCEIQYGSCLDDKNKLVTIQSSKKKMKNTKREAESSTLEPSCYVANVTPSSLRYDMLNIPKSFARANGIESRSGEIIVLMNEKGTSWTLILKRKNSCGTMYITRGWRRFCRANGLKAGCFFTFKLIQRGGTLFLHKSPSSTESEDSSEGDEIEPLSTESKSFKKTSSIWKASSSSFQNLFVTLTLKPYEVEKSTLYLPVQFTRRHSINEETKMTLLDKYGVKWSTDLRSEKRSDKIRLVGGWKEFFKANCVEMGESIIVKLIWDGDTSCVLKFCSKVKQETR